In the genome of Deinococcus psychrotolerans, one region contains:
- a CDS encoding sugar ABC transporter permease: MTAAPQPNKEQPTHDIDGHDTAFVYVHREPGPLRRAAPWVLLAVIVAAFIALGYYLAKDMAGRPASFTIYKIGNGWLYFLGFLVVASGVLALTSFIGQRIGIQRTGRKIKYGDVLGVQLTHLFLMLVVLIAIYPLFYVVLAAFDPKNSLYAFPNFDAPTVLGKSGILPSFKGLNTENFAKLFDGVQIPAWELVLAALAGAAIAVLIFTAVVRRIRGLSENGTTPTQSWAARILVVSLIVLVLFIGPAQFTGAGTESKFLLSVRNTLLVSGVTGALAILLSTTAGYAMARLRFPGRFQTLLFFIFVQMFPVFLGLVAVYALMYGLGLLNSFTGLILAYSGGAIAFNTWIYKGYVESLPESLEEAAMVDGATRWGAFTRVVLPLSGSMLVFIFLNQFIGTYAEFILANVLLTGVEQWTIGLLLKNFTSGQFNTKWGIFAAAATLGSLPIVALFYGFQGYFVGGTTAGGVKE; encoded by the coding sequence ATGACCGCCGCTCCCCAGCCCAACAAAGAACAGCCCACCCACGACATCGACGGACACGACACTGCGTTTGTTTATGTTCACCGCGAACCCGGCCCCCTGCGCCGCGCCGCGCCTTGGGTTTTGCTGGCCGTCATCGTGGCCGCCTTCATCGCGCTGGGCTACTACCTGGCTAAAGACATGGCGGGCCGCCCAGCCAGCTTCACCATCTACAAAATCGGCAACGGCTGGCTGTATTTTCTCGGCTTTTTGGTGGTGGCCTCCGGTGTGCTGGCGCTGACCAGTTTCATCGGGCAGCGCATCGGCATTCAGCGTACGGGGAGAAAGATCAAATACGGCGACGTACTGGGTGTGCAACTCACCCATCTGTTCCTGATGCTGGTGGTGCTGATCGCCATTTACCCGCTGTTTTATGTGGTGCTGGCGGCGTTCGATCCCAAAAACAGCCTCTACGCCTTTCCCAATTTCGATGCGCCGACGGTGCTGGGCAAGTCCGGCATCTTGCCGAGCTTCAAGGGCCTCAACACCGAAAACTTCGCCAAACTTTTCGACGGTGTGCAGATTCCGGCGTGGGAACTGGTGCTGGCAGCTTTGGCGGGCGCGGCTATCGCGGTGCTGATTTTCACAGCGGTGGTGCGGCGCATTCGCGGTCTGAGCGAAAACGGTACCACGCCGACCCAAAGCTGGGCGGCGCGGATTTTGGTGGTTTCGCTGATTGTCTTGGTGCTGTTCATCGGCCCGGCGCAATTTACCGGCGCGGGCACCGAGTCTAAGTTCTTGCTGTCGGTCAGAAATACCTTGCTGGTGTCGGGCGTCACCGGGGCGCTGGCGATTTTGCTGTCCACCACCGCCGGATACGCCATGGCGCGGCTGCGCTTTCCGGGCCGCTTCCAGACGCTACTGTTCTTTATTTTCGTGCAGATGTTTCCAGTGTTCCTCGGCCTGGTGGCGGTCTACGCCCTGATGTACGGTCTGGGCCTGCTCAACTCGTTCACCGGCCTGATTCTGGCTTACTCCGGCGGCGCAATCGCCTTCAACACCTGGATTTATAAAGGCTACGTGGAGTCGCTGCCCGAGAGCCTGGAAGAAGCCGCGATGGTAGACGGCGCGACCCGCTGGGGGGCGTTTACGCGGGTGGTGCTGCCACTTTCGGGGTCGATGCTGGTGTTCATTTTTCTCAACCAATTTATCGGCACGTACGCCGAGTTCATTTTGGCCAACGTGCTGCTGACCGGCGTGGAACAGTGGACGATTGGCCTGCTGCTCAAGAATTTCACTTCGGGGCAGTTCAACACCAAATGGGGCATTTTTGCCGCCGCCGCGACGCTGGGTTCGTTGCCTATTGTGGCGCTGTTCTACGGCTTTCAAGGCTACTTCGTGGGCGGCACGACGGCGGGGGGCGTCAAAGAATAA
- a CDS encoding ABC transporter permease subunit has translation MIAIGILTVVMGGAALGAWLLSGAVAGIWPKAPPYLILVLFVPLLIALMLGALRMFRWMQSWYYIVPALVFLLAFTAVPIVLTVNYAFTNKSGVNSGAGDTALKTPVTLSADRKTITFSGALPADKVNLPTFLQCTEPTCTGESIVLYDEEGSVPVYYKIASISPPGAGPTSVTLLSSVAPSFIVTDATRLNRIRNVGLENFRQIFARASVELVPVFIWTITFAFLTVIINAVAGLILGILLYNPRLKGRNFYRTLLFLPWAIPAVITVQMWVALFNQQFGVVNKALGLLGFAAVPWLGDPLWAKVSVLVVNLWLGFPYMMTATISALATISDDLYEAASIDGASRWQQITGITLPLLRNSFTPILLSGFAFNFNNFGIIYLLTQGGPPVAGRTSTAGATDILLSWGYNTAFGASGGQNYSLASAIALIIFVLTLGISLINFKAAGVFEEARK, from the coding sequence ATGATCGCCATTGGCATCCTGACAGTGGTGATGGGCGGCGCGGCCCTAGGAGCGTGGCTGCTGTCCGGCGCGGTGGCGGGCATTTGGCCCAAAGCTCCGCCGTACCTGATCTTGGTGCTGTTCGTGCCGCTCTTGATCGCGCTGATGTTGGGCGCACTGCGGATGTTTCGGTGGATGCAGAGCTGGTACTACATCGTTCCGGCGCTGGTGTTTTTGCTGGCCTTCACCGCCGTGCCCATCGTACTGACGGTCAACTACGCCTTTACCAATAAAAGCGGCGTCAACAGCGGCGCGGGTGACACGGCTCTCAAGACGCCGGTGACGCTCTCCGCTGACCGCAAAACCATCACCTTTTCCGGCGCTCTGCCGGCGGACAAAGTCAATCTGCCGACCTTTTTGCAGTGCACCGAACCGACTTGCACCGGTGAAAGCATCGTGCTGTACGACGAGGAAGGCTCAGTGCCGGTGTATTACAAGATTGCCAGCATCAGTCCTCCCGGTGCTGGCCCGACCAGCGTGACGCTGCTCAGCTCGGTGGCTCCCAGCTTTATCGTCACCGACGCCACCCGCCTCAACCGGATTCGCAACGTGGGCCTAGAGAACTTCCGCCAGATTTTTGCGCGGGCCAGCGTCGAACTCGTTCCGGTGTTTATCTGGACCATCACCTTTGCTTTTCTGACTGTCATTATCAACGCGGTGGCCGGCCTGATCTTGGGGATTTTGCTGTACAACCCGCGCCTCAAGGGACGCAACTTCTACCGCACGCTGCTGTTTTTGCCGTGGGCCATTCCCGCCGTGATTACCGTGCAGATGTGGGTGGCGCTGTTCAATCAGCAGTTCGGGGTGGTCAATAAAGCGCTGGGGCTGCTGGGCTTTGCCGCCGTGCCCTGGCTGGGCGACCCGCTGTGGGCCAAAGTCTCGGTGCTGGTGGTCAATTTGTGGCTGGGCTTTCCCTACATGATGACGGCCACCATCAGCGCTCTGGCGACCATCAGCGATGACCTCTACGAAGCCGCCAGCATCGACGGAGCAAGCCGCTGGCAACAGATCACCGGCATCACGTTGCCGCTCCTGAGAAACAGCTTCACGCCGATTTTGCTCTCGGGCTTCGCCTTCAACTTCAACAATTTCGGGATTATTTACCTGCTCACCCAAGGCGGGCCGCCTGTCGCGGGGCGAACGAGTACGGCGGGGGCCACCGACATCTTGCTGTCGTGGGGCTACAACACCGCCTTCGGTGCCAGCGGCGGGCAAAATTACTCGCTGGCCAGCGCTATCGCCCTGATTATCTTTGTTTTGACACTGGGGATTAGCCTCATCAACTTCAAAGCCGCTGGCGTATTCGAGGAGGCCCGCAAATGA
- a CDS encoding LacI family DNA-binding transcriptional regulator has product MTKPSVLDVARSAGVGASTVSRVLNNHPHISESAKARVLAAVEELGYTPNLSARSLRSGQTGAISVLLPMTGTAFYETLLSAVQAGLEAHDYDLALFPLLGERRFRRFRESGALLYHADALLIVSQSPDQLYAGRPPFNKPVVLLDAHHPHHHSISFDNPAAGRMAAELALSCGLPMVLLDVAEGPGDWPSPAFLERRGGVLETLSRRGVTPIQTLHAHTSPNYGREAAQQLIASGIRPPFFLLALSDDLALGASRQLLEAGWQAGRDYLLLGFDGSLEAAQAGMSSVAQPVSQMGGAAAETLLAALGGGLSTLTQRVFAPSLQERASTAASLILGSR; this is encoded by the coding sequence ATGACCAAACCCAGCGTTTTGGATGTGGCCCGCAGCGCCGGAGTGGGCGCGAGCACCGTTTCACGGGTGCTGAACAACCACCCTCATATTTCCGAAAGCGCCAAAGCGCGGGTGCTGGCCGCCGTGGAAGAACTGGGCTACACGCCCAATCTCAGCGCCCGCAGCTTAAGAAGTGGGCAGACCGGAGCCATCTCGGTGCTGCTGCCGATGACCGGCACGGCCTTTTACGAGACTTTGCTGAGTGCGGTGCAGGCGGGCCTGGAAGCACACGACTACGACCTGGCACTGTTTCCATTGTTGGGCGAGCGGCGCTTTCGGCGCTTTCGGGAATCGGGGGCGCTGCTCTACCACGCCGACGCCCTCTTGATCGTTTCGCAGAGTCCTGATCAGTTGTACGCGGGGCGGCCTCCTTTCAACAAACCAGTCGTGCTGCTCGACGCCCACCACCCGCATCACCACAGCATTTCCTTTGACAATCCGGCGGCGGGACGGATGGCCGCCGAGCTGGCGCTGAGCTGCGGCTTACCGATGGTGCTGTTGGACGTGGCCGAGGGGCCGGGAGACTGGCCCTCGCCTGCCTTTTTGGAGCGGCGCGGCGGCGTCCTGGAAACGCTAAGCCGCCGGGGCGTCACTCCCATTCAGACATTGCACGCCCATACCTCGCCGAACTACGGGCGTGAGGCGGCCCAGCAATTGATCGCCAGCGGGATCAGGCCGCCGTTTTTTCTGCTGGCCCTCAGTGACGATCTGGCGCTGGGCGCGTCTCGGCAGCTTTTGGAAGCGGGCTGGCAGGCCGGGCGCGATTATTTGTTGCTGGGTTTTGACGGCAGCTTGGAAGCCGCGCAGGCCGGAATGAGCAGCGTTGCTCAGCCGGTGAGTCAGATGGGTGGGGCCGCTGCCGAAACCCTGCTGGCCGCGCTCGGCGGCGGGCTGAGTACCCTCACGCAGCGGGTCTTTGCGCCCAGTTTGCAGGAGCGGGCCAGCACCGCAGCCAGCCTCATACTGGGGAGCCGCTGA
- a CDS encoding TetR/AcrR family transcriptional regulator produces MPDERAPSERREQIYQAAAHLFSDVGYRATSMRDIASALNIKAGSLYAHISSKEELLWEIVTRMADEFDEALQPAVSRRGSAADKLTFALEAYVVVVTRNLGFAKVLFTEWRHLPPERQTLITVRRDKVERLFREILIEGVAAGEFVPGLDVRLTAVLALSGANWLPNWYKVGGPLSPQDVADQFVALLLGGIQRSEHRPER; encoded by the coding sequence GTGCCTGATGAACGTGCGCCCTCCGAACGGCGCGAGCAAATTTACCAAGCGGCGGCGCACCTTTTTTCGGACGTGGGCTACCGCGCCACCTCAATGCGCGACATTGCCAGCGCCCTGAACATCAAAGCGGGCAGCTTATACGCCCATATCAGCAGCAAAGAAGAGCTGCTGTGGGAAATCGTGACCCGCATGGCCGACGAGTTTGACGAAGCGCTCCAGCCTGCCGTGAGCCGCCGAGGATCAGCCGCCGACAAACTGACTTTTGCGCTCGAAGCTTACGTGGTTGTCGTCACGCGCAACCTGGGCTTTGCAAAAGTGCTGTTTACTGAGTGGCGGCACCTGCCCCCCGAGCGCCAAACGCTCATCACCGTGCGGCGCGACAAAGTAGAGCGTTTGTTCCGCGAAATTCTGATCGAAGGGGTGGCGGCGGGCGAATTCGTGCCGGGACTCGACGTACGCTTAACGGCGGTGCTGGCTTTGTCGGGGGCCAACTGGCTGCCTAACTGGTACAAAGTCGGCGGCCCGCTCAGCCCCCAGGACGTGGCCGATCAGTTCGTGGCGCTGCTGCTCGGCGGCATTCAGCGCTCAGAGCACCGCCCAGAGCGCTGA
- a CDS encoding MarR family winged helix-turn-helix transcriptional regulator translates to MTSTTAPAPTGDLPTTARLLERIREDWAQLRPDLDPQPMLMVLLLDRLHSALSRRIEQTYFESDINASNWDLLLTLLRSAPPEGLTPSELSQLSAISGASITNRVARLLDKKLVERVVSAQDRRSAQIRLTPTGRALTEKLLTPHVENETQVLSVLTQEEQRTLERLALKLVSHLECQTAQE, encoded by the coding sequence ATGACATCAACCACGGCCCCAGCGCCTACTGGCGATCTGCCCACCACCGCCCGACTTCTTGAGCGGATTCGGGAAGATTGGGCGCAGCTTCGCCCCGACCTCGACCCTCAGCCGATGTTGATGGTGCTGCTGCTTGACCGCCTGCACAGTGCGCTATCGCGCCGCATCGAGCAGACGTATTTCGAATCGGACATCAATGCTTCCAACTGGGATCTGCTGCTGACTTTGCTGCGCTCGGCACCGCCGGAGGGCCTGACGCCCAGCGAACTCAGCCAACTCAGCGCCATTTCGGGGGCTTCGATCACCAACAGGGTGGCGCGGCTGCTCGACAAGAAATTGGTGGAGCGGGTGGTGAGCGCCCAAGACCGCCGCTCGGCCCAGATTCGGTTGACGCCCACAGGCCGGGCGCTGACCGAGAAGCTGCTGACGCCGCATGTCGAGAACGAAACGCAGGTGCTGAGTGTCCTCACTCAAGAAGAGCAGCGCACCTTAGAGCGCCTGGCCCTCAAATTGGTCAGCCATTTGGAGTGCCAAACGGCTCAGGAGTAA